The nucleotide window TATCAGCGCCGATTCATCCGAATATCTTTTCTGTACGCGAAAGTTGCTTCCGGCAATCGAAAGATCGAGATCCGTCGCAAAGAGATCTCCGGCTGCGGAGTGGTGATCGCTCGCGATAGAAAACGTATGCGCATTTGCTCGGGTCCGCTCGACCATCCGGTATCCATATGGATCATCGGCATTTGTGACTGCGATTGCAGTATCTTTCAGTCCATTGAAGAATTTTTGCTTAGCCAGAAAATACTCTTCCATCGTATGATGAAAGTCGAGATGATCCTGCGTAAGATTCGTAAAGACTGCGATATCAAAATCCAGTGCAGCAACACGATCGAGTACAACGGCATGCGAGCTGACTTCGATCACGCACGTTGTGACACCGCTTGCGACCATGCGGCCGAGCAGCTCGGAAATGTCTCGCGACTCCGGTGTCGTATGCGTCGCTTCGATCTCCACACCAGCGATTTGGATCCCGACGGTACCCATAAGTCCGACAAGTTCGCCACGCTGTTCCAGCAATTGCTTAATGAGGCTGGTGGTCGTCGTTTTGCCATTCGTGCCAGTGACTCCAATGAGTCGCAATTTCTCGCTGGGCGAGCCAAAGGCCTCCTCGGAGATCACGGCAAGCGCGAGTCGGCTATTCTCGACAAGAATTCGTGTTGCACCCGCATGCTCGGCATCTTCGTTCGAGAAGGCGTGTGCATCATCGAGCACGATCGTTCGCGCTCCGCGGGCCAGCGCCTGCGGGATATAACGGTGACCATCCGTCTCAAAACCGCGAATTGCGAAAAAGACATCGCCGGACCGTACATCACGAGAATCATAACGCGGGCTGGAGAGATCGGCCTCCCCTTGCACGTTCCCATTGGGTGCATAGTATTCAAGAAGGCCGATCTCCTCCAACCGCGTTAGCTCACGAAATTTCATTTTTCAAAGAACGCTGCTTTCGTGCCGCGAGATGCGTCGTGACGCGGTTCTCGGACATGGTCCTCTGGTGTGATCACAGCAGCAATGATGGATGATGAGTTCTGAATGATTCAGCACTCAACATTCATCCATGCTTATTGTTCGTCACCAAAGAGCGTAACGGTTGGGCTACCACTCGCTTCCAGCGTCAACAGTGCACCCGGACCTGGTTCCTGTCTCAGGACGGTCCCAAGCCCATTCGCATGCACGCGCAGTCCTTTTGCAGAGGCATATTTGATCGCCCGTGTCATCGGTAGCCCCACCAGTGTGGGGACCACGATGGCTCGATCTTCTTGCCTTGGATTTGGACGTACGATCTGAAAACGAACTGTATCCCCACCACACTTTTCGACGTTATCGATAATGCCGTCTTGCGCGTCCCTCGAGGACGTTCCAAGCACGACAAATCCCTGGCTCGCAAGGAGCGAGCGCCCTTGATCGACCGACAGCCCGAGCACATTCGGCATCTGCCGCGATTCGGAACGCGTCGCCAGTAATGTTCCATCGATATCCACTACGCCCTCCTCGACAACCGGCTTCTCCTGCCGAGTCTGCGTTCGCGCTTCGGCTGGGAGCGTACCATTCATGTCCATGATCTGCATGGCAATCTCGCGAAAGATTGGACCACTGACGGTGCCGCCATAGTAGCCATTATGTGGCGATCGCAGAATCACACTGATGAGGTACTCAGGCTTTTGAGCCGGGAAAAAACCTGTAAAGCTGGAGGTATAATGTTGCTTCGACCAATGTCCATCGACAAGTTGCTGGGCTGTACCCGTCTTGCCTGCAATGCGGACACCCTTAATCTGTGCGAGTGTTGCCGTACCCGAGTCGACGACGCCTTCCATGAGGCCGATCAGCGTGCGGCACGTTGCTTCACTGACGACGCGACGAATTTCCTGCGGTTGTGTTGCGATCGATCCACTTGGTCCGTCTCGCTTTGCGATGATATATGGCTTCATCATAAGTCCATAATTCGCAACGGTCGCGTATGCAACCGCCATCTGAATCGGCGTTGCGGTCAGCTCATATCCAAAGGCCATATACCGTTTTGAATTCGCTTGCCACGAAGCGGGCGTGTGAAGAACGCCCTTTACTTCCCCGGGCAGATCGATGCCGGTGTAGTTGCCAATCCCAAAATCACGAAGATACTTGTAGAACCTGCGCCGGTCGAGCTTGTCGGAAATCTTGGCGAACGAAATGTTGCTCGATTTTTCGAGTGCCTGTCGAAACGTGAGAATTCCATACTCGTGCGTATCCGTAATCCGGACACCCTTTTCGGGCGCCCAGTGACCATGTTCGGCGTCGATCTTGTCGTCCGGTTTCCATGCTCCATCTTCCAACGCTGCGGATGCCACCAGTACTTTGATCGTCGAACCCGGCTCGTACGCATCCGTGATCGCGCGATTGCGCAGCATATCATTCGTGGCATTGCCGAAATGATTCGGATCGAAATCCGGTACGTTCGCCAATGCGAGGATCTCGCCGGTGGATGGGCGCATTACGATTGCGATGCCTGCTTCCGCCCCTGCCTTCTCAACGCCGGCCTTGAGCGCCGATTCTGTCGCCGATTGTATTCCTTCGTCGATGGTCAGCGTCAGATCTTCGCCATCCTTTGCCGGCGTTTGGTCATAGTCCACATCGGGTCGTAGCGCG belongs to Bacteroidota bacterium and includes:
- a CDS encoding UDP-N-acetylmuramoyl-L-alanyl-D-glutamate--2,6-diaminopimelate ligase — protein: MKFRELTRLEEIGLLEYYAPNGNVQGEADLSSPRYDSRDVRSGDVFFAIRGFETDGHRYIPQALARGARTIVLDDAHAFSNEDAEHAGATRILVENSRLALAVISEEAFGSPSEKLRLIGVTGTNGKTTTTSLIKQLLEQRGELVGLMGTVGIQIAGVEIEATHTTPESRDISELLGRMVASGVTTCVIEVSSHAVVLDRVAALDFDIAVFTNLTQDHLDFHHTMEEYFLAKQKFFNGLKDTAIAVTNADDPYGYRMVERTRANAHTFSIASDHHSAAGDLFATDLDLSIAGSNFRVQKRYSDESALIHSGLVGAFNVENLMSAIGALYFGVEDCSLATIATLTPSLGPVRGRFETISLAGGATAIIDYAHTPDALEHVLDTIRQLEPQARIITVFGCGGDRDRSKRPLMGQIAAERSDIVIITSDNPRSESPQEIIDEIFIGIPSISRKKVEMEMDRSLAINKAVIRAKSGDVILIAGKGHEQYQIIGQERHHFDDREEVLRMR
- a CDS encoding penicillin-binding transpeptidase domain-containing protein gives rise to the protein MKWREQDELPFGEPTLQAPPRAAPPAMFDFRSAQPRTTPAGPSFNGIRTSAELTPEQDLAKLDEPETPLIKRLLATPKPANALTSNGRLYVVLACFMLALFLVIGKLFKLQVLDHDAFSREAAEQYKTVAAIPARRGVIRDRHGMILATNAFVVKYAVDPKSIQHKEQLAALFAEVFGRPAKAYLAAFNDTSRRYIVVEKEVPLEVAARLDSVKDRGLIRMLDSRRNYAFGDRASHVIGFASKDGRGLAGIELLANRDLAGHVGTQIMQKDGHGALRPDVDYDQTPAKDGEDLTLTIDEGIQSATESALKAGVEKAGAEAGIAIVMRPSTGEILALANVPDFDPNHFGNATNDMLRNRAITDAYEPGSTIKVLVASAALEDGAWKPDDKIDAEHGHWAPEKGVRITDTHEYGILTFRQALEKSSNISFAKISDKLDRRRFYKYLRDFGIGNYTGIDLPGEVKGVLHTPASWQANSKRYMAFGYELTATPIQMAVAYATVANYGLMMKPYIIAKRDGPSGSIATQPQEIRRVVSEATCRTLIGLMEGVVDSGTATLAQIKGVRIAGKTGTAQQLVDGHWSKQHYTSSFTGFFPAQKPEYLISVILRSPHNGYYGGTVSGPIFREIAMQIMDMNGTLPAEARTQTRQEKPVVEEGVVDIDGTLLATRSESRQMPNVLGLSVDQGRSLLASQGFVVLGTSSRDAQDGIIDNVEKCGGDTVRFQIVRPNPRQEDRAIVVPTLVGLPMTRAIKYASAKGLRVHANGLGTVLRQEPGPGALLTLEASGSPTVTLFGDEQ